The Desulfomicrobium orale DSM 12838 genome includes a window with the following:
- a CDS encoding dissimilatory sulfite reductase D family protein — MADPKDVVVEFIKSKSKQKSKFYFNDLAALFPDMKMREAKKVINQLVADGVLEYWSSGSTTMYGLPGAGKQAGAEGEE, encoded by the coding sequence ATGGCAGATCCCAAAGACGTTGTTGTCGAGTTCATCAAGTCCAAGTCAAAGCAGAAGTCCAAATTTTATTTCAACGACCTGGCTGCGTTGTTCCCCGACATGAAAATGCGCGAGGCCAAGAAGGTCATCAACCAGCTGGTGGCCGACGGCGTGCTCGAATACTGGTCCAGTGGCAGCACCACCATGTACGGTCTGCCCGGAGCCGGAAAACAGGCTGGCGCGGAAGGCGAAGAGTAA